From Triplophysa dalaica isolate WHDGS20190420 chromosome 24, ASM1584641v1, whole genome shotgun sequence:
TCCACCACAGATGAGCTGCGATATGTAAACAAGAGCTTTACATTCCGAGGTTCTTTAAATATCACAGCTGAGGTGCTGAAATTTCATCTTGACATCTCTATGTGGCGCCATGAAAATTTATATTACCCAGCCTGCATTAAGACTCTTAAGGGCTTCCTTGAAAAAAGGACAAATCAAGTAAATAGAAAAGGTAAGACGACTTCCAAGcttgaaaaatatgaaaaataaggaCAATTAAAATGCTACTCGTGTTGTAATTCCTATTTAGCTTCCTTATGTTGTTCTGCTAGTAACACTCTCAATCCTTTGTTCTTAATCTGTGTGGATTTTTTCCTTGTTGAAAAGGTGTAATAAATagggcttgtttattgttttatactgttgtatgaggtctacgtATGGCTTTTgggtgatttttacattttaaaaaaatcaataccaATGATTAATATGCTATTTTCGacacaggttttgaggccatctctacaaacgctcggtttcacagttttcgcacggcattagtattatctggagacctcctgtgatttataaatgacctccccacatcagtatttcatgtgatgcATTCGCAAGGATGATTTTACTCCAATTTAccgacttatttcccggatgtgatggcaaggttttgtgtagtttgtatagcctatagttgtattgtgtttaatgacATCTGACCGAACCTGTCAGAATTTGAGACTTGTGATCGCGAACCAGACAAAAGATCACTGCGATCACGGATCTCAAATGTTACGACagtttccatgataaaaaaaactaacgggagactcccggttaCTTAttgatatcacccagcacccaaaataataccaaaacacttcaaaacagtctccattattcgcaaacggtggataaaaccttgacaATTATATATGAGTCTGCCAAAGACAACcactgcaattaatacaaatgacaagaggtccccaggtaatacaaATACCGTGCGAATAGTACTCAGGggacatcaagcgatctctaacaaagcaatagtgacgcatagtactaaaatgttttactcacataagagtgctgcgccattcctatcggatccaatattcacggcacagcactgctttaaGTATTCGTTGATATTGTTTCTGTGTGGAGGccgtgttcaacctatcaatgtagataggtgcattccagaacctggcgttcgctggccTGAAGTCAGTTACAGAtttaatctcagtaacaagggcattttcagttctgacacttacatggtGTTGGCGTGAATACGAtcccctcttatataacaaaagctcgggttaaaattgtgattttatttcatgcctcctttaaaacAGAAGGTGAAGAGTATTCTGTCGGGGGCGTGTTTAAGAAACAGACCTGCAGATATTAATTAAGACTATTTGTACCACATTGCGTTAAATAAAATGGCCAGGATATTTAAGAGCGTTTCAATAAAGAAAGGAAGACACACAGTACAGTTTTGAAACATAAATAACGGAACGTGAATATTTGGTGATCTGTCTACCACCTTTTTTTCATAGTGAAACCCAAAGTCAGGATTCTTCAAAACAAATTGTCTTTTGGGCCTCATGTGAGTTGCCTGGCAACAGGATTTTATCCTCGTCACATCAATCTGACCCTGTTCAGAGACGGGCAGCCCGTATCTGATCATGAGATCACTGGAGGAGATCTGCTGCCGAATGATGACGGGACGTATCAGATGAGAAAGATTCTGAGGATCAGcgcagaagaagagagagagagacacaaataCACCTGCACTGCCACACATCTCAGTCTGGACAACAAACTGGACATCACTTTAGGTATATAAcactgaatgaaaaaaaaaggttttctctTAATCTGTACGTGAACATGAATCATGGGTTATTTTTCAGAACTTGATCATGGGACAGCAATGAAGCCGGTGATTTCCTCAGTGCTAACAGCTTTGGCATTGCTCATTGGGATTGTGGTTACAGTGACAATATGGAGATATGCATGTAAAAGAAGAGGTGAAAGAAATAGAAAAGGTATTACGAAAAAGTATATCTGGATCAAATAAATCCTGAAGCTATCTTTATTTATGATGTAGCCATTATTTGTGGCTaataatatatatctttttaatCTCCTTGGATGCTTTAGCTGCTAAATGTGCATATTCCTCTGCTTCTTGTAAGTATacttctttataaatatttattgtttctaacatttcataaaattgcacactaaagagaaacattttcttgtgtattttttgtaggAATTTTGGTTTTGATGTGTGtatcttttaattatttaactCTTTTTCAGCATCTGAAGAATGTGTGGACACAATAACACCAACATCGACTTTATGAGATGAAAGCCACAGGAATTAGATGAAGAAACATCTTCATACAAAGATTAAacagttcaaataaaataaaggaaaaaaattCAGCAAACTAATTTGCATCAGCATAACCTTAAGCAGATGCTTTTTAGTTTACACTGTAAACTGGTATGTTGTAAATGTGGTTTTTGATTTTAGAAGATATTTTTCGAAAGCTCCTTTTTTGTGGTCCGCagaggaagaaagtcataaaggtttgaaagtacaagagggtgagtaaatgatgacagatccTTTTTGGGTGAAAGAAAAAGGATTTTGCTGAAAGAAAATGAAGTGACTTGTCATTGAAAGAG
This genomic window contains:
- the LOC130414521 gene encoding hereditary hemochromatosis protein homolog is translated as MYKILVLFLLSLPTAVPKGSHSFWVLATYIKGQSPFPQFSYTLMLDDVRLLYYNGDTKTFIRRGNTTNEDSALDPNLLIKITDSIEASFIENSEIAVLNKTNVKGPFQKLVLCELKDNNEPGQMITRDAFDGSTTDELRYVNKSFTFRGSLNITAEVLKFHLDISMWRHENLYYPACIKTLKGFLEKRTNQVNRKVKPKVRILQNKLSFGPHVSCLATGFYPRHINLTLFRDGQPVSDHEITGGDLLPNDDGTYQMRKILRISAEEERERHKYTCTATHLSLDNKLDITLELDHGTAMKPVISSVLTALALLIGIVVTVTIWRYACKRRGERNRKAAKCAYSSASSSEECVDTITPTSTL